A part of Kwoniella dejecticola CBS 10117 chromosome 5, complete sequence genomic DNA contains:
- a CDS encoding chlorophyll synthesis pathway protein BchC gives MSAIEIKADNPSFVLHGIEDVKYDVREVPEIKNDECLIAVTKTGICGSDVHYLCHGRIGDFVLGKPMCLGHESSGVVVKLGPNVKNDGRISTGSRVAMEPGVSCRTCTECKSGMYELCPHMAFAATPPTIYGTLCRYYVLPADMLHPLPDTVSFEDGAMMEPLSVGVHSVATLGQLKSDQVVIVFGAGPVGLLCMAVAKALGARRVIAVDIQQERLDFARSYAASDIFLPGARDPNEAMNVYCARVADEIRTTLNIPARDHGAVDLAIEASGAPTCIQMGINILKPAGTYVQVGMGRNMNVPLPLFHVINKQLKVLGSFRYGPGDYPLAISLVERGLIDLKPLVTHRFQFEDAKKAFEVTKLGRDESGKGVIKAIIDGPK, from the exons ATGTCCGCtatcgagatcaaagccGACAACCCTTCGTTCGTCTTGCATGGTATCGAGGATGTCAAATATGATGTC CGAGAAGTACCAGAAATTAAGAACGATGAATGTCTGATAGCAGTCACCAAAACCGGCATTTGTGGATCAGACGTGCACTACTTGTGTCACGGCAGAATTGGAGATTTCGTCTTGGGAAAACCCATGTGTCTTGGTCATGAATCCAGTGGAGTCGTTGTCAAGCTTGGACCAAACGTGAAGAATGATGGCCGTATATCGACTGGTTCGAGGGTAGCGATGGAACCTGGAGTTAGCTGTAGAACCTGTACCGAGTGTAAGAGCGGGATGTACGAG CTCTGTCCGCATATGGCTTTCGCTGCTACTCCTCCTACTATTTACGGAACATTGTGTCGATATT ACGTTCTTCCCGCCGACATGCTTCATCCCCTTCCGGACACTGTATCGTTCGAAGATGGAGCTATGATGGAACCTCTTTCAGTTGGTGTACACTCTGTAGCAACTCTCGGTCAactcaaatcagatcaagtcGTAATAGTCTTTGGCGCTGGACCTGTCGGTCTTCTCTGTATGGCAGTCGCCAAAGCATTAGGTGCTAGAAGGGTCATTGCTGTGGATATCCAACAAGAACGGCTGGACTTTGCTAGATCTTACGCGGCTAGTGATATCTTCCTACCT GGAGCAAGAGATCCCAATGAAGCCATGAATGTGTACTGCGCTCGAGTAGCAGACGAAATTCGAACTACCCTCAATATCCCTGCGAGAGACCATGGGGCTGTAGATCTTGCTATCGAAGCTTCGGGTGCACCAACATGTATACAGATGGGtatcaacatcctcaaacCCGC TGGTACCTATGTCCAAGTCGGTATGGGTAGAAATATGAACGTTCCCCTTCCACTATTCCACGTAATTAACAAACAGCTCAAGGTCCTTGGTTCTTTCCGATACGGACCAGGCGATTACCCGTTGGCCATCTCCCTTGTCGAGCGAGGTTTGATCGACCTGAAACCCCTTGTGACCCATCGATTCCAATTTGAAGATGCCAAGAAAGCATTCGAGGTGACTAAATTGGGCAGAGATGAGAGCGGAAAAGGTGTGATCAAGGCTATCATCGATGGGCCCAAGTAG